The genomic region TCAgctaaaaacattttatactaataaattaGACTGTCAGCGTTAAAATACATTTCATTATTTGACGTCTGAATGTGCATTACTTTCTATTAATATAACTGAAAATATACTAAACTTCGTACCATATCTGTCACaaactaatatataataatataatataaacgtatagatattataatatgtatataatttatttaaaaattgtacctTTATCAAGCCAATGTCGTAAGGGCCTCTACCAGAAGAGCGggtattataattttcatgaagCCACACTTTGGCTGCCTTATGAACCTCTCCACCGTTATCGAGGTAGGTCGTGCCAGAAACAATAGTCAAAGATTCCATTAGACTGGAGTCCTGTTCTAGGGGTACTATACAGTGTCCGGCAGTTAGGATATATTCTGGATCGATTATGCTACCGCAGCAAAAGTGATTGTTGTCCTTGACCCTTAGGGAGACGCAATGAGGATATTCCTCTATGGTGGTGGGTATTCCGTTTACTAACTTGTCTGGTTCATCACCATAAACACCTGCAAATTTATcgtaatagtaatttttaaccGATATACAATTCGTTAATAATCCTTTCAAAAGTaccttataatataataatataatgctgATTCATGtaaaatcatgaaaattataCAGCATAAACTattattaccattattattactaatctaaaatatcaatataattattacataatattgtttcctaaaaacaattgttattaaTCATATACTTGAAAATTTGTTCTATATCTTATGATATAAGGAAAGATGCGGCGCCAGAATTTGTCTatgtttgtatataaaattgataaaaagatcaataaaataaaattagagaaaagtcATCAATGCTGGCATTTTGTTTTCGGGTAAtacttttaaacaaaagttaaaaataaaattttaagaacatgAATACAAACTAGAGTGtcttttattaaatgatataatagtttttataatattgtttcatattttataataattgatgtttttACATAACTCAAAATAGCGTCTAAGAAATCAGACCTTGAAACTGGCTCAGAAAATAATAGCAAAACTCTGGCACAGATATGCAGGGAAgacttaattataaaataaattgaaaacaaactaacaataagtaataaaatatatctttttgtattaaacaacaaagtttgtaaaattaaaaagctaGAAGTGAACACTTCcactttatacatttttttttctgctttttaGTGACATGTATTTATTGTATCCGATGTTATTTTTCTAccttaaagtatttaaaaaaatatgaaaaaattcatgtAGCATTTGTGACTATTATAGGTGAAGATTTCGTAGTTATTGTCTATTCTTGGAGAAGTGTACCGATTAACGCTGCACCGTTATCTTATGTTCCAAATCCTACGTACTACGAAGAAAATATGAAaccaaaaaatataaacaaaaatgttttaaaaaaccacaaacatgtaaaatgatttaatattatcaataaaatattcactatttaaattatgcaatttacaaacaaaaatcatgtatattttattctaaatacgctaaaaatatagtatattttatatatactcgacagcaaaattaaagcttCACGTATTTGTGTAACCCAGAAAtaggcaaatttcaaaaaagtGTAACTTCGCtaaaaatgattgtaataaagatttttaaaaaacattttacagttTAAAGTTTCTTCATTTTAGTTCAGttatactatttataaaataattcattaattgtTTATGTTTACGAAACTGTACGGATGTAAATAGAGATGCGTCAAATcttgaaacattttaagaaatttataaattctacAGCGTGAATTAGAAATTGCTGCACGTAAATGCGATTTATAGCTTTCAAAAGTGTGAacctttacctttaatttgctaCTCGTAAAGCATCATATGACTTTTCTTTACcgagttattcaacattgaagcaacgattctttttttataactcggtggaaaaaatgttataaaatgctttttgaaAAGTTTCATTATGATTTTTGACTTTCTTGAAACTtgcttatttttttagatttagtgTAGCTGATGCTGTgtaattttgctgttgagtgTAGAAAGAAATCAATGAATACATaggtttctatttttttaattatttaaacagattatatttttatcataatttcaatttcaattttaccatatttttatcagttttatattaatacggTGTACTAATCAGTTTTCGAGAAATAAAGGCGTGGCGTTTTTTATACTAAAAGTATATTCCAACATTGGTGACtttcttctaataaatataatagaaataataaaacaacacaaataacaatgataaataCAACAGAAACACAATGATTGGCGAAATTAAGCATATTATACATGCAGTTACGCaactatgaaatttatatgtattgtacatatacatttacataaaatatatttgttgtacataatttaaaaattaaatgaataatattttgtacatggTAAATGATGAATGAATGAAAAACGCAGTTTATGTATGATTTGTTAAATCGTCACAAGTATTATCGAGTTTCTAATATTTAACTTACCTACGATCGCTAATGCGATCAGAATACACGATATCTGCCTCATTACGTAGATCTGTTTCCACACTACGTCTGACAAATTCTGAGAAGCACACTAATGCGTATGgtttaatttatatacttatcGAAATATGTACACAGCTGTGAATAGCATTAATATactattgaatttttatcacGTTATAATGAGAAAGTCCAATTATGTGACATTCAATTAAGAACAACATTGCTTATATCTTTCTTCATGAGCAATCATGTATTATGACTAACATTTATAACGTTaagagaataaaataatgtaaattttcatgaaaatgaatcaaattcttataaataacattttaagaaTGAAAGATTATATTATTAGTCGTATTTTGAtgagttttaatagaaaaaatatgaataattcaattatgcatatagtttatatatgaaaaacttatgtgtttaatataataattttaaactgaaaattttCCTGCTttggaataatttatataaattattatttgtttttcattaatacataaaagttttggaataattctttttttttaataaaagagaataTTTCCTAAAACGTTAAAACATacagaaaattttcaatttatatgaGATATCTGTTTGTCATTGATAACTTTGGGTGCTTTCCATTTAATGACACAGTATcagtctttcttttttcagtgaATTACAAAGACAAAACGACGTCAACATGTTTTGCACTCTTTATtgatttatgaataataaatttattgttatttgttattagtttgtgtttttttcctaatataatatttttaataacattgaaaagaaatgtataaataacaaataatggcacaattaatctaataattttatatgtttttgacAAGTGAATGAAAcatgtatttgtttatttaaacaaaagagcaacatacgttatatttaaatttgaactatgattatacaaatactaataataatttttcaatataagatTTAAACTCTATTCTGATTtttgtaaatcttatttttattgtggATGTGTCCAGCAAGAccgatatacagggtgtttcgaaattaaatgtcaaaatttcaaGAGGGAGGACGATGAACTGTCAAAAATGCTTTTTAGAAATTTGCTCGTTTTTGTATTTgccttaaagaaaaaaattgtagaaaacaaaaaaaaactcgaaaTCTTTTATCGagatcatattttttattccaaagaTTAAATGCAAGCAGATTTACAGATTTTTTGGAGAACTTTCCTAATTATGTAGAAGACATCACTCTTCAACAACAGATTGAAATGTGATTCCAGTTTGAACTTCTAGTTCATTATGGCAAAGCTATTCGAGCCCAAGTGGACAAAAAGTATTCAAGACGATGAACTGGATATGGAGCAGCAATACCTTGGCCCTTGTCACCCGATCTGACATCACTGCATTTTTTTCTGGTAAAAAATATGACCCTGGTagaaaattcaagtaataaattttccaccattaaaaaattttgttttttgcaaagcacaaacaaaacagaaaaaaacgAGCAAATctctaaagaatttttttcttaccttCATTTGCTTtcgaaaaattgatattttgggATATTCTGTATGACAGACGATgttaataattatgaatatgttatttattaaaaatgtatgttggcatataaaattaatttaaccaaTAATTTATTCcgatttccttttcttttacaCTAATATTAtgaactaaaaatattattaatttgcataaggcagtgagaaagagagatttcgcgattaaattattattttaattaccggacaatcttaaaattaataatgttttttgcgTTTTGAATCCTAATTTATGCATTTTACTTACAAGAAGGACactgaatttaaaaaagttctactttaaatatttgcacTTATTACGAGAAATGTAAACCAGATTGTGcaatagtatattaaaatttttttttatggttaaCATTATGCtatctaaatataatttgtaacgaCATTGGATTAATTTGCCTAACTCCGTTTTATTTCAAGCATCTCATTCAAAACAAGAGAATCATTGTCACGCTGAACAAACATCATGAAGTATTCAAATATCGTATACGCGTtgtatctttttcttttgacaTCTTCGTTTTCAACTAATTGTcgctaattatatttaaaagagagagaatatctGTACCGGACTACACAAAATCATGCGTTACTTcatatatctttattatatgTGTCTGTGTTCTATACACatcacaatttataataatttataaaaagaacatatttgaaaatatcCAAGAATTCCATATTTTATAAAGAGAAATTTCTCGTTTAAaagatactttattttttacaaaatgttatttcaccATTAAAATTTGGATATTAAGAATCCTTTTCAACGGATATAAGTAGTATAACAAAAAATCGTTGAAAAAcatcgttaaaaaatttattgacttGACCTTTGATCCCGTTACAATCaactaatttgattttttatattttgtcttgGTAAAGTTAAGATTCTCgggaaaataaatttgaaaaagttgagctgtttttgtttaaaaaattttgcaaacggACGTATGAATAAGCGAATGGTTAGGTCAATACTaatgaaatttaagaaatttgctGCACTGTGTTACTTAATATTGTGCATAAATTTTAATgtgtacaattaaattaatatttatcacacAAACATTGATGTAATTATACAGATATATTATCAATTCTCATATCTTTCAATAATCATATATCAACAGAGTTTTATAATCTTCTTTTTATTCCCGATGGGCCAGTAAAACCGATATATAGCCGCCTGATGTCTTTAATAACTGAGAAaagacaaatataataatcacaaAGAAACatgaaagaaagaataatgaaagtaacagtataactatatttttttcctcagaaattatgaatttaaaaaaaatacattcctgtGATTgcttattatctattttatatgtatataattgtatccgtgcttattacattaaattttgaacaaatgcatattgtgttattatattatattatgaccGGCTTACGTTACAAAATGTAGACATCGTCATAGGAAACAACTTTCCCGCGGTGATATAAAGCGGTTTGTTAGTATgtatcattataaataataggTTCTTTGCTTTGCTTGGTTCTAAATTATACCATTCGTATTCGCATGCCGCTTTATAAACACCATCGCActtgacaaaaaatatatgttaaattaacatactttataaagagaaatagggatatttttatgtaacattttaaaaacatatatattttactctTTATAATAAGTTTACACAGCTACAAAGAGGCTTACTTGTGTGATTAATATTTCCCCTACAATGCAGTAGAGACATGTATGTGCAAATGTATTGAGAGATaacgttataataaatgttaaacgtGCCATAGAAAGATCATGACTTCGAGTTAGCATCTAAAGGGATCAGTAAAATGGTATCTGATTACGCGTCTAATCTTTagatatcaaataaaaaatattgattgcttTTGATAGTCACAAatacaaacttatttttaaaaaaattaattttcacattAATATGATATCTGTAATGTAACATTTGATctgttttaaatacataacatacacagatatattttttcaacaggttttaaaataatactgaaTAGACAAAATtttcctatataattatataacatataaatttataaaatgactTAAACTTtctgtttgtaataaaaaatattatgaaaaaagaaaaaatttaaaaatgtataataaaaagaaattaagtagATGATATTTACAGTACCATACAAAAAGCCGTAAAAAGCAAAAAGTATTCCAAAATAAACAAGCGCTCCAAACAgcattaaagtaaatatattgtCAATTATATTGATGGATctatgagaaaaaattgtaaaacgttattggtacataaaaatcttttactttatttgtgTTGTTATAAATTTGAGAACAAACAGGGTGTTTTACAGGGTGGTCCGGTAATAATTACATCATATTTCGTAGacaggaaaaataaatttataaagtcctttattattttatgagtttctcaatatgcaatttataagaaattaatacaaAACGCAATGATACAATTCTCATCGGTCActctgtatataataaatattgaaataagaaaaaatttctagtCACGCTATTAGATTATATTGCTATTTAAAAgagtgatttattatttaacattttgattatcataaattacaaaatataatttgaaaagttcTCATTGATAAGAAGATATGTATTTCCAAGCTTGAcctattatttcaatatttatttttcaatgttctacttttatttttaacacatcttataaataaagatgtttaaaaaaaaagaataacaaattaaaaaaaaacaaataaaagtatataaaaaaaacaattattttatgccATTACTAATGTAATACGTAACCTGATGAGACGTACATATTCTTGTACGCTGAGTGCTAAAGCTctcttgaaattattaaatctgtCAAAATTTCTAACACGTACTTTGAGATTTTCCAACTGACCACACATGGGAAAATCAACAATCCTAAAAAGTTGTCTGTCCCAGTATACAGTGCAGCAGCCGTCCATATATCGATACTTTGAAGGACATAAGTTATTTCAAAAAGTGGACTTTTATTTGAATCGTATATGTAATATGTTTGTAATGGTAACAATTTTCCAGGATCTGTTTTATTCGTTACATATCTCAATGAAATACCAAAAATAGGGAGAAATACACACAAAATAAAAGAGGAAGACATCATAAAAAATCCAAATATCGTCAGTATACGTGCAATTCGAGCTCGTCTTATCATaatatctctttctctcgccaCTTTTGGTTTCAACCAATCATTCTTTATCATGTTTAAAAGTGGTAAAATATCTACAATAATATGagaattagattttattttgatgtacTAATCtaatcgtaaaaataaaaaaaaataaaattttttttgtacattttacaaaatatttatgcgCATTACCTTTCTTTTTCTGCCACATAAT from Solenopsis invicta isolate M01_SB chromosome 7, UNIL_Sinv_3.0, whole genome shotgun sequence harbors:
- the LOC120358274 gene encoding odorant receptor 49b-like: MDGCCTVYWDRQLFRIVDFPMCGQLENLKVRVRNFDRFNNFKRALALSVQEYVRLIRSINIIDNIFTLMLFGALVYFGILFAFYGFLYGTMLTRSHDLSMARLTFIITLSLNTFAHTCLYCIVGEILITQCDGVYKAACEYEWYNLEPSKAKNLLFIMIHTNKPLYITAGKLFPMTMSTFCNLLKTSGGYISVLLAHRE